From a single Lactococcus carnosus genomic region:
- the atpA gene encoding F0F1 ATP synthase subunit alpha produces MAFNANEISSLIKQQIENFTPDFSVAETGIVTYVGDGIARAHGLENAMSGELLEFSNGSFGMAQNLESTDIGIIVLGEFGDIREGDTVKRTGKIMEVPVGEALIGRVVNPLGIPVDGLGEIKTDKTRPVESVAPGVMQRKSVAEPLQTGLKAIDALVPIGRGQRELIIGDRQTGKTTIAIDAILNQKGQDMICIYVAIGQKESTVRTQVETLRKYGALDYTIVVTASASQPSPLLFIAPYAGAAMGEEFMYNGKHVLVVYDDLSKQAVAYRELSLLLRRPPGREAYPGDVFYLHSRLLERAAKLSDDLGGGSMTALPFIETQAGDISAYIATNVISITDGQIFLENDLFYSGIRPAIDAGSSVSRVGGSAQIKAMKKVAGTLRLDLASFRELEAFTQFGSDLDAATQAKLNRGRRTVEVLKQPLHAPLAVQYQVLILYALTHGFLDTVPVDDILAFESQLFDFFDANHKDLLDTIVTTKDLPEEEKLDAAIQSFKASSTFK; encoded by the coding sequence TTGGCTTTTAACGCTAATGAAATCAGTTCACTGATTAAACAACAAATTGAAAATTTCACACCTGATTTTTCGGTCGCTGAGACCGGAATTGTAACATACGTTGGTGACGGGATAGCCCGTGCCCATGGTCTTGAAAATGCCATGAGTGGTGAATTACTTGAGTTTTCAAATGGGTCATTTGGTATGGCACAAAACTTGGAGTCAACTGATATCGGGATTATCGTTCTCGGTGAGTTCGGCGACATCCGTGAAGGCGATACAGTAAAACGTACAGGTAAAATCATGGAAGTACCAGTTGGGGAAGCGCTTATCGGGCGTGTTGTTAACCCACTAGGTATTCCAGTTGATGGTCTTGGTGAAATCAAAACAGATAAAACACGTCCTGTTGAGTCTGTAGCACCGGGTGTTATGCAACGTAAAAGTGTTGCAGAACCCCTTCAAACAGGTTTGAAGGCGATTGATGCATTAGTACCAATCGGCCGTGGTCAACGTGAGTTAATCATTGGTGACCGTCAAACTGGTAAAACAACAATTGCAATCGATGCGATCTTGAACCAAAAAGGTCAAGATATGATCTGTATCTATGTGGCAATCGGACAAAAAGAATCAACAGTCCGTACACAAGTTGAAACGCTCCGTAAATATGGTGCATTAGACTATACGATCGTTGTCACTGCATCTGCATCACAACCATCACCATTACTCTTTATCGCACCATATGCTGGTGCTGCTATGGGTGAAGAGTTCATGTACAATGGAAAACATGTTTTAGTCGTTTATGATGACTTATCAAAACAAGCCGTTGCTTACCGTGAACTTTCCCTCTTGCTTCGTCGTCCTCCAGGTCGTGAAGCTTACCCAGGTGATGTCTTCTACTTGCATTCACGTCTATTAGAACGTGCTGCGAAACTTTCTGATGATCTTGGTGGTGGGTCTATGACTGCATTACCGTTTATCGAAACACAAGCAGGAGATATCTCTGCCTACATCGCAACAAACGTTATCTCGATTACAGATGGTCAAATTTTCTTAGAAAATGACCTCTTCTACTCAGGTATTCGTCCAGCGATTGATGCAGGATCTTCAGTATCCCGTGTTGGTGGTAGTGCGCAAATTAAAGCCATGAAAAAAGTAGCTGGGACACTTCGTCTTGACTTAGCATCATTCCGTGAACTAGAAGCCTTTACGCAATTTGGTTCAGATTTAGATGCTGCAACACAAGCTAAGTTGAACCGTGGTCGTAGAACAGTTGAAGTCCTTAAACAACCGTTACATGCACCACTTGCAGTTCAGTATCAAGTCTTGATTCTTTATGCGTTAACGCATGGTTTCCTTGATACAGTACCAGTTGATGATATTCTTGCCTTTGAATCTCAGTTATTTGACTTCTTTGATGCCAATCATAAAGACTTACTTGATACAATTGTGACAACTAAAGATCTTCCTGAGGAAGAAAAGTTGGATGCAGCCATTCAAAGTTTCAAAGCATCATCAACATTCAAATAA
- a CDS encoding F0F1 ATP synthase subunit delta, with amino-acid sequence MSLIIAQKYSKALLEVAQEHQQLDEILAEVANFDQVIKATNLTDFLADVTYADEKKIAVIKSLQDVSSTLFKNFLATLITNKRLALLPLIIKEIRNQADSLFKVSDVDVTTAVDLTSAQLSKLETMVKQKFDLNDVTIKNTIDKNILGGVVINARGKIIDASIKSQLNKIAKSII; translated from the coding sequence ATGTCTCTCATAATTGCTCAAAAATATAGTAAAGCCTTACTTGAAGTTGCGCAAGAGCATCAACAGTTAGATGAGATTTTAGCCGAAGTGGCAAACTTTGATCAAGTGATCAAAGCAACAAATCTCACCGATTTCTTGGCTGATGTGACTTATGCGGATGAAAAAAAGATTGCTGTTATCAAAAGTTTACAAGACGTGTCATCAACATTGTTTAAAAATTTCTTGGCAACATTGATTACGAATAAACGCTTAGCGCTTTTACCTTTAATCATTAAGGAAATTCGAAATCAAGCTGATAGTTTATTCAAAGTATCTGATGTTGACGTGACAACTGCGGTTGACCTGACATCAGCACAACTCAGCAAACTGGAAACGATGGTCAAACAAAAATTTGATCTTAATGATGTAACGATTAAAAACACGATCGATAAAAACATATTGGGTGGCGTTGTAATTAATGCCCGCGGTAAGATTATCGATGCAAGTATCAAATCGCAGTTAAATAAAATTGCGAAATCTATCATTTAA
- a CDS encoding alpha/beta hydrolase: protein MAILKINYFSEILGIVRDVNVIYPEAVKNPDQDVPLTDIPVLYLLHGMSGNQDTWLNRSGIDRLIRNTNLAIVMPSTDLAWYSNTTYGARYFDAIVEELPNVIHNFLPNLSMKREKNFIAGLSMGGYGAFKIALASNKFSYAASLSGALSFENIAPESLGDLAYWQGIFGDLENFENSENSIQKLASDFDEKFGEHKPTLYAWCGHQDFLYEANNIAVADLKDKGFEITYETSDGKHEWYYWVKMMDQVLDFLPIKYNKEERLS from the coding sequence ATGGCAATTTTAAAAATCAACTATTTCTCAGAGATTCTCGGAATCGTGCGAGATGTGAATGTCATCTATCCGGAGGCAGTTAAGAATCCTGATCAAGATGTGCCTTTGACTGATATTCCCGTACTCTACCTGCTACATGGTATGTCTGGTAATCAGGATACCTGGCTGAATCGTTCAGGAATCGATCGTTTGATTCGAAATACGAATCTGGCAATTGTCATGCCATCTACAGATTTGGCTTGGTATAGCAATACGACCTATGGTGCAAGATATTTTGATGCCATTGTTGAGGAGCTACCAAACGTTATTCATAATTTCTTACCCAACTTGTCTATGAAACGTGAGAAAAATTTTATAGCCGGCCTGTCTATGGGTGGATATGGCGCCTTTAAGATTGCCTTAGCGTCAAATAAGTTCTCTTATGCAGCAAGTTTGTCAGGTGCCTTATCATTTGAAAACATTGCACCGGAAAGTTTGGGAGACTTAGCTTACTGGCAGGGGATATTTGGTGACCTAGAAAACTTTGAAAATTCAGAGAATTCAATCCAAAAACTAGCATCAGATTTTGATGAAAAATTTGGTGAGCATAAACCGACACTTTATGCCTGGTGTGGCCATCAAGATTTTCTTTATGAGGCTAATAACATAGCTGTAGCTGATTTAAAGGATAAAGGATTTGAGATCACTTATGAAACATCAGATGGTAAACATGAGTGGTATTACTGGGTTAAAATGATGGATCAAGTGCTTGATTTTCTACCCATAAAATACAATAAGGAAGAGCGTCTTTCATAA
- the sdaAB gene encoding L-serine ammonia-lyase, iron-sulfur-dependent subunit beta yields MRNLKFKSVFDIMGPVMIGPSSSHTAGAVRIGKIVHSIFGEQPTEVDFHLYQSFAKTYQGHGTDLALVAGILGMDTNDDRIPQSLELADKAGIKIFWHIHKDEKADHPNTALISIKSDTKQMSIKGISIGGGNIQVTELNGFDIALNMNTPTFIIVHQDVPGMIARVTECLSSHQINIAQMNVTRENAGDQAIMIIEVDSHDATEALAEIREIPQLHNVNFFD; encoded by the coding sequence ATGAGAAACCTAAAATTTAAATCGGTTTTTGACATCATGGGTCCTGTTATGATTGGCCCTTCTAGCTCTCATACTGCGGGCGCCGTCAGGATTGGTAAAATCGTTCACTCTATCTTTGGTGAACAGCCCACAGAAGTCGACTTTCATCTTTACCAGTCCTTTGCTAAAACCTATCAAGGACATGGGACTGATCTAGCACTTGTTGCTGGGATTTTAGGCATGGATACAAACGATGACCGCATCCCCCAATCACTTGAATTAGCGGACAAGGCTGGGATCAAAATATTTTGGCATATTCATAAAGATGAAAAAGCTGACCATCCCAATACTGCACTCATTAGTATCAAATCTGATACGAAGCAAATGTCGATCAAAGGCATTTCCATCGGTGGTGGTAATATACAGGTTACAGAACTTAATGGCTTTGACATTGCCCTGAATATGAACACCCCTACCTTTATCATCGTCCACCAAGATGTCCCTGGGATGATTGCGCGTGTAACAGAATGCTTGTCTTCCCATCAAATCAATATCGCCCAGATGAATGTGACCCGTGAAAATGCTGGTGATCAGGCAATCATGATTATCGAAGTTGATTCTCATGATGCCACAGAAGCACTTGCTGAAATTAGAGAGATCCCACAGTTACACAATGTGAATTTCTTTGACTAA
- the atpF gene encoding F0F1 ATP synthase subunit B, whose amino-acid sequence MSQFILLEAAPSSMFGNIIVVSGAFLILVILIKKFAWGMITSMFEERAKKINDDIDSAEAARKQAEAFAEKRETELAGSREEASKIIMTATDAAHANKAKVVAEASEEARRVKQRANEEIEQSKKEAISGIKGSVADISVKIAEKLIGQSLDATSQTELIDSYLEKMGD is encoded by the coding sequence ATGAGTCAATTTATCTTATTAGAAGCTGCTCCTAGTTCAATGTTTGGTAATATCATCGTCGTTTCAGGCGCTTTCTTGATTTTGGTAATCTTAATCAAGAAATTTGCTTGGGGCATGATTACCTCAATGTTTGAAGAGCGTGCTAAAAAAATCAATGATGACATTGATAGTGCAGAAGCTGCGCGTAAACAAGCAGAAGCATTTGCTGAAAAACGTGAAACAGAATTAGCTGGATCACGTGAAGAAGCCAGTAAAATCATTATGACAGCTACTGATGCAGCACATGCTAACAAAGCGAAAGTTGTTGCTGAAGCATCAGAAGAAGCCAGACGTGTCAAACAACGTGCTAACGAAGAAATCGAACAATCTAAAAAAGAAGCGATTTCTGGTATTAAAGGAAGTGTCGCAGACATTTCAGTAAAAATTGCAGAAAAATTAATCGGTCAAAGCTTAGATGCGACATCGCAAACTGAGTTGATCGATAGTTATCTGGAAAAAATGGGGGATTAA
- a CDS encoding HAD hydrolase-like protein codes for MTLKNIFFDLDGTIVDSGTGIINGFRYAFDQLNLPQLSDTTLNTFIGPPLEATFLTLSNGDEHLAETAINHYRAYYASTGMLESAPYADIVETLNTLSTRGYTLYIATSKKESVAIDMLRALKLSDHFDGIFGSTPQTMTKTLVLKHALTTTQSNPDESVMIGDREYDIIGGLNNDVAQTVGVLWGFGDRDELEKVGCDHITAHPKALLEIFK; via the coding sequence ATGACTTTAAAAAACATATTTTTTGATTTAGATGGTACAATCGTTGACAGCGGCACAGGCATTATCAATGGCTTTCGATATGCTTTTGATCAACTTAACCTCCCGCAACTCTCGGATACTACCTTAAATACATTTATTGGCCCACCACTCGAAGCGACTTTTCTGACGCTATCAAATGGGGATGAACACTTGGCTGAGACAGCCATCAATCACTACAGGGCCTATTATGCAAGCACTGGTATGCTGGAATCTGCCCCTTACGCTGACATCGTTGAGACCTTGAACACACTTAGCACTCGTGGTTACACCCTCTACATCGCAACGTCTAAAAAAGAGTCAGTTGCAATCGACATGTTAAGGGCACTCAAGCTATCAGATCACTTTGATGGCATCTTTGGGAGTACACCGCAAACGATGACCAAGACATTAGTCCTGAAGCATGCACTCACGACAACGCAATCAAATCCGGATGAGTCTGTTATGATTGGCGATCGGGAATATGATATCATAGGTGGCCTAAATAATGACGTCGCACAAACAGTCGGCGTCCTATGGGGATTTGGCGACAGAGATGAACTAGAGAAAGTAGGATGTGATCATATTACTGCACACCCTAAAGCATTGTTGGAGATTTTCAAATGA
- a CDS encoding F0F1 ATP synthase subunit gamma has protein sequence MPASLNEIKVRIASTRKTSQITGAMQMVSAAKLTRSEQNAKSFQVYAQKVRSITTDLIGSELSDGSTNPMLIKRPVKKTGYIVITSDKGLVGGYNSSILKSVMQMLKDDHENPDEFVIIALGGMGADFFKARDINVSYELRGLSDQPSFDEVRKIVNKSVTLYQNELFDELYVCYNHHVNSLTSQVRVEKMLPISDIDENEATPHHQSFELEPDRETILDQLLPQYAESMIYGSIIDAKTAEHAAGMAAMQAATDNAKNVINDLTIQYNRARQAAITQEITEIVAGASALD, from the coding sequence ATGCCAGCTTCGCTAAATGAAATAAAAGTAAGAATTGCTTCAACTAGAAAAACTAGCCAAATCACTGGTGCCATGCAAATGGTTTCTGCAGCTAAATTGACAAGATCAGAGCAAAATGCTAAGAGCTTTCAAGTTTATGCGCAGAAAGTCAGATCCATTACGACTGATTTAATCGGTTCTGAATTATCTGATGGCTCAACTAATCCGATGTTGATCAAACGACCTGTTAAAAAAACAGGATACATCGTGATCACATCAGATAAAGGGCTTGTTGGTGGTTATAATTCATCGATTTTAAAATCTGTGATGCAGATGTTAAAAGATGATCACGAAAATCCAGATGAGTTTGTCATTATTGCTTTAGGCGGTATGGGTGCAGATTTCTTTAAAGCACGTGATATTAACGTATCTTATGAACTCCGTGGTCTTTCTGATCAACCTTCATTTGATGAGGTGCGCAAGATTGTTAACAAGTCTGTCACACTTTATCAAAATGAACTTTTTGATGAATTATATGTGTGTTACAATCACCATGTCAATTCTTTGACAAGTCAAGTTCGTGTGGAAAAAATGTTACCGATTTCTGATATAGATGAGAATGAAGCAACACCACATCACCAGTCGTTTGAATTAGAACCTGATCGTGAAACCATTTTAGATCAATTACTTCCCCAATATGCGGAAAGTATGATTTATGGTAGTATCATTGATGCAAAAACCGCTGAACATGCCGCAGGTATGGCAGCCATGCAAGCAGCAACTGATAATGCGAAAAATGTGATTAATGATCTGACCATTCAGTACAACCGTGCCCGCCAAGCAGCAATTACGCAAGAAATTACGGAAATTGTCGCTGGTGCGAGTGCTTTGGACTAG
- the atpD gene encoding F0F1 ATP synthase subunit beta, with product MSSGKISQVIGPVVDVQFAGGENLPEINNALIVYKDNGDDTKTKIVLEVALELGDGVVRTIAMESTDGLKRGLEVLDTGRPISVPVGKETLGRVFNVIGDTIDLEAPFPEDAKRSPIHQKAPVFDELSTSNEILVTGIKVIDLLAPYLKGGKVGLFGGAGVGKTVLIQELIHNIAQEHGGISVFTGVGERTREGNDLYEEMKESGVIEKTAMVFGQMNEPPGARMRVALAGLTIAEHFRDVEGQDVLLFIDNIFRFTQAGSEVSALLGRMPSAVGYQPTLATEMGQLQERITSTKKGSVTSIQAIYVPADDYTDPAPATAFAHLDSTTNLERKLTQQGIYPAVDPLASSSRALSPEIVGKEHYEVATEVQRVLQRYRELQDIIAILGMDELSDTEKTLVGRARRIQFFLSQNFNVAEQFTGQPGSYVPVEDTVKGFKDILAGAYDELPEDAFRSVGPIEDVIAKAKKMGY from the coding sequence ATGAGCTCTGGTAAAATTTCACAGGTAATCGGACCAGTTGTAGACGTACAGTTTGCAGGTGGAGAAAATCTTCCTGAAATTAACAATGCCTTGATTGTCTATAAAGACAATGGAGATGATACTAAAACAAAAATCGTACTTGAAGTAGCACTTGAGCTTGGTGACGGCGTTGTCCGCACCATTGCCATGGAGTCTACTGATGGCTTGAAACGTGGACTTGAAGTGCTTGATACAGGTCGTCCTATCAGTGTACCAGTCGGTAAAGAAACTTTAGGCCGTGTATTCAACGTTATTGGTGATACCATTGACCTTGAAGCACCATTCCCAGAAGATGCTAAGCGTAGCCCAATTCACCAAAAAGCACCAGTGTTTGATGAATTATCTACATCTAATGAAATCTTAGTAACTGGGATTAAAGTTATCGACTTACTCGCACCTTATTTAAAAGGTGGTAAAGTTGGTCTTTTCGGTGGTGCCGGTGTTGGTAAAACCGTCTTGATTCAAGAATTGATTCACAACATTGCCCAAGAACATGGTGGTATTTCTGTGTTTACAGGTGTTGGTGAACGGACTCGTGAAGGGAATGACCTTTATGAGGAAATGAAAGAATCTGGCGTTATTGAAAAAACAGCCATGGTCTTTGGTCAAATGAACGAGCCACCAGGCGCACGTATGCGTGTTGCCTTGGCTGGTTTGACAATTGCCGAACATTTCCGTGATGTTGAGGGACAAGATGTGTTGCTCTTTATCGATAACATTTTCCGTTTCACACAAGCCGGTTCTGAGGTTTCAGCCTTACTTGGTCGTATGCCATCAGCCGTTGGTTACCAACCAACACTTGCGACAGAAATGGGTCAATTACAAGAACGTATTACGTCAACTAAAAAAGGGTCTGTTACTTCTATCCAAGCGATCTATGTACCAGCCGATGACTATACTGACCCTGCGCCAGCAACAGCCTTTGCCCATTTGGACTCAACGACTAACCTTGAGCGTAAATTAACGCAACAAGGGATTTATCCAGCCGTTGACCCACTTGCATCAAGCTCACGTGCCTTGTCACCTGAGATTGTTGGTAAAGAACACTATGAAGTGGCAACAGAAGTACAACGTGTCTTACAACGCTACCGTGAGTTGCAAGATATCATTGCTATTCTAGGTATGGATGAGTTATCTGATACTGAGAAAACATTAGTTGGCCGCGCACGTCGTATCCAATTCTTCTTGTCACAAAACTTTAACGTTGCTGAACAATTTACTGGTCAACCAGGTTCTTATGTACCAGTTGAAGATACAGTTAAAGGCTTCAAAGACATCTTAGCCGGTGCATATGATGAACTTCCTGAGGATGCTTTCCGTTCAGTTGGCCCAATCGAAGATGTTATTGCTAAAGCTAAGAAAATGGGTTACTAA
- a CDS encoding F0F1 ATP synthase subunit epsilon has protein sequence MDYMTVQVITPNGICYDHHAYFTLLSTVDGELGVLPNMIPTIASLKIDELKVRRIDDEKHVDWISINGGIAEVLDNRVTIIADSAERDRDIDVTRAERAKRRAENELQEAESKRDIDAARRAEVALHRALNRINVSGHK, from the coding sequence ATGGATTATATGACAGTCCAAGTCATCACACCAAATGGTATCTGTTATGATCACCATGCCTATTTTACGCTCCTATCGACAGTTGATGGTGAACTTGGGGTCCTACCAAATATGATCCCAACCATCGCCTCACTGAAGATTGATGAATTGAAAGTACGTCGTATTGACGACGAGAAACACGTTGATTGGATCTCTATCAATGGCGGGATTGCAGAAGTCCTTGATAATCGTGTGACGATTATTGCTGACTCTGCTGAACGTGATCGTGATATTGATGTGACACGTGCTGAACGTGCCAAACGTCGTGCTGAAAATGAGTTACAAGAAGCTGAAAGTAAACGTGATATAGATGCAGCGAGACGAGCTGAAGTTGCACTTCACCGTGCACTCAACCGAATTAATGTATCTGGTCATAAATAA
- the atpB gene encoding F0F1 ATP synthase subunit A, with protein sequence MEKSWSFNIGPVYFDGAVLVMTVLTCAIVFGLVIWASRKMTLRPKGKQNVLEWMIEFVNGVSKDNMGGTESRRYSLFVFVLFAFIFVSNNIGLMTKIETANSLNYWKSPTADVGVTLTLSLMVALVANLSGVKRFGFKGYLKHAFFSPAAMLPMKLMEEFVNFLSLALRLFGNIFAGEIVLSLVAQLGNSHIYYLPVAIALEVLWIAFSLFIGALQSYVFILLSTMYINEKIAEED encoded by the coding sequence GTGGAAAAATCTTGGTCTTTTAATATTGGACCGGTTTACTTTGATGGCGCTGTCCTTGTTATGACTGTCCTGACTTGTGCGATTGTTTTTGGTCTTGTCATTTGGGCAAGCCGGAAGATGACTTTACGTCCGAAGGGTAAGCAGAACGTCTTGGAATGGATGATTGAGTTTGTCAACGGTGTCTCTAAAGATAATATGGGTGGGACTGAGTCTCGTCGTTATTCACTATTTGTCTTTGTCTTGTTTGCATTCATATTTGTCTCAAATAATATTGGTCTTATGACTAAAATTGAAACGGCAAATAGTCTAAATTACTGGAAATCGCCGACAGCAGACGTAGGTGTGACATTAACTTTGTCACTGATGGTTGCACTTGTTGCCAATCTATCAGGTGTCAAACGCTTTGGCTTTAAAGGGTATCTCAAACATGCCTTCTTCTCGCCAGCAGCGATGTTACCTATGAAATTAATGGAAGAGTTTGTTAACTTTTTGAGTTTGGCACTGCGGTTATTCGGTAATATTTTTGCCGGAGAAATTGTACTTAGCCTTGTTGCACAGCTTGGTAATTCACATATTTATTACTTACCTGTTGCCATTGCGCTTGAAGTTCTCTGGATTGCATTTTCACTATTTATCGGTGCACTCCAATCATACGTTTTCATTTTGCTTTCAACGATGTACATTAATGAAAAAATTGCGGAAGAAGATTAG
- the atpE gene encoding ATP synthase F0 subunit C — translation MPLGIIALGLAALGATIGNGIIVGNILNAVARQPELENKLRTYMFLGIAFIEGLFFIVLAMTFVLK, via the coding sequence ATGCCATTAGGAATCATTGCGTTAGGTCTCGCAGCACTGGGAGCTACAATCGGTAACGGGATCATCGTCGGAAACATCTTAAACGCGGTTGCACGTCAACCAGAACTTGAAAACAAATTACGTACGTATATGTTTTTGGGTATTGCATTTATTGAAGGACTATTCTTTATTGTTCTTGCCATGACTTTCGTCCTTAAATAA